Below is a window of Clostridia bacterium DNA.
TAAAAATGTTATACCGCAAATGCTTAAGGAAAAAGTAAAGTTATTTGCTTATGCTTTTCGGGGTTATTGGCGTGATGTGGGTACTGTAGAAAGTTATTGGGAAGCAAGTATGGATATTTTGGATGATCCCGATTTGCTAAATTATTGGGATAATCAATGGCGGATTTATTCGGCACCTTTAATGCAGCCCCCTCAATATATTGCTCCTGGTGTAAATTTAAAGAATTCCTTGGTTTCCGATGGCTGTTATGTTAATGGGGAAATTGAACATTCTATTTTGTTCCCGGCAGTTTCCGTGGAGAAAGGTGCCCAGATTAAAGATTCCATTATTATGTATGGTGCACAAATCTGTTCTGGAGTCAAAATTGAAAAAGCGATTATTGGAGAGAATGTAGTGATTGGTAAAAATTCAGTGATTGGTGGAGATGGAATTACGGTAATTGAGGACAAACAAAAACTAAAAGAAAATTCACAGGTAGGGAGATTATATCGTCTAAAGCGAACTGACCAACAAACCGAGGATGTTGAGTATTTAGCCAAAAGCCCTTAAATCTAGGGTGATAAAAAACATTATGAATGATAGGGAGTAAGAGAAATGAAAAACGTAATGGGTATTATTCACCATATTAAAGATGAGGTCGCCTTTAAAGAAATTACAAAACATCGTTGTGTGGCCGCAATTCCTTTTGGGGGGAAATATCGGTTGGTTGATTTCCCTTTGTCCAATATGGCTAATGCTGGTATCTATAACATCGGTATTATTACTTCTTTAAAAATGAGGTCTCTTTTGGATCATTTGGGAACGGGGAAAGAGTGGGGGTTAGACCGGAAACGTGATGGTTTGTTTATTTTGCCGGCTGCTTTGGCTGGTAATGCTAAAAACAAACGCCGACTGGATTTTGAAGATATTTATGTAAATCGTGATTATTTGGAAAAAAGTTGCCAGGAATATGTTTTTTTAACTGGTAGTAATATTGTTTGTAATCTTGATTTACAGGCGGTATTCAAGGCACATCAGCGTAAAAAAGCTGATCTAACTATCGTTTGTAGTGATGATTATCGGTTTTTACCCAGTGATGTGGCCCGTGGAGTTTATCTGCAAAAACAAAAGGCAGGGAGGATTACTGCGGTAAGTTCCGGTATCCCAGTTAGAAATTCGTTGGTTTCCATGGATATGTATGTTTTATCAATGTCCTTTTTGCTAGAATTATTAGAGCAATGTGCTCGGGAAAATAAATGGGATTTTGTTAGTGATCTTTTACCAAAAATGATAAAAGAAAAAAGAATTTATGCTTATCTTCATCAAGGTTACTTAGGATTAATCAACTCTTGGAGAAGCCTTTATCAACATCAAATGGATTTATTAAATCCACAAGTTTGGCGTGAATTATTTTGGGGCCGGGGCTTGATTCGTACTAAAATTAAGGATGGACCCCCAGCTAGATTTTACGAAACTTCTCAAGTGAAAAATGCTTTTGCGACTACAGGTTGCTTAATAGAAGGGGAAGTGAAAAATAGTATTCTATTCCGGAAGGTAAAAATAGGTCCCGGAGCAGTAGTGGAAAATAGTGTTCTTTTCCCCAATGTAGAGGTGGAAAAAGATGTTGTTTTAAATGGGGTGGTCATCGACAAAAATGTTTTGATTAAATCTGGCACAAGATTAAGTGGTGAAAATGACAGCCCTGTAATTAT
It encodes the following:
- the glgD gene encoding glucose-1-phosphate adenylyltransferase subunit GlgD, with the protein product MKNVMGIIHHIKDEVAFKEITKHRCVAAIPFGGKYRLVDFPLSNMANAGIYNIGIITSLKMRSLLDHLGTGKEWGLDRKRDGLFILPAALAGNAKNKRRLDFEDIYVNRDYLEKSCQEYVFLTGSNIVCNLDLQAVFKAHQRKKADLTIVCSDDYRFLPSDVARGVYLQKQKAGRITAVSSGIPVRNSLVSMDMYVLSMSFLLELLEQCARENKWDFVSDLLPKMIKEKRIYAYLHQGYLGLINSWRSLYQHQMDLLNPQVWRELFWGRGLIRTKIKDGPPARFYETSQVKNAFATTGCLIEGEVKNSILFRKVKIGPGAVVENSVLFPNVEVEKDVVLNGVVIDKNVLIKSGTRLSGENDSPVIIEKNQEIGGGF